The genomic region CACTGCTTGGGGAACTCAAAATTCTGGTGGTGTTAGTGATTGGTATTATCCCCGGTGTGTCGTTGGGAGTGTTTTTACTGGATGAGTTGACTGAGTCGGCAACGCATATCCTGCGAGGGTTATTGGGGGCAATGGTGTTATTCGCAGGTCTGAGCTTTATGTTCAAACCAAAAACCAGAAAAGACCGCTCGGCAACCGTGTCTTTCTTGTTGTCTGGCTTTAGTTCTGGGCTCGCAGGAGGGCTGTTTGGGATGGCGGGCCCACCGATTGTTTATCATCTCTATCGACAGCCTTTTACGCTCGATCTGGTGCGGAGCACACTGTTGATGGTGTTCGCTTGTACGTCGATGTCTCGTACCGTCAATGTCTACGCAGCAGGTGACATGGATGCGAGCATACTGTGGTTGTCTGCTATTGCTGTTCCCTTGGTGGCGCTTGTGACTATGTTTGCTCGGCGCTTTCCGCCGCCGTTGTCGAATGACCAACTCAGGAAGTTGGTATTTATGGTGTTGATGTTGATTGGTGGGTATTTGATGGCTGTTTCTGCATGGTCGTTGCTTGGCTCTTCCTAAACCATTCTCGACAAAGGAGGCTAGTGATTCGCTAGCCTAAGCCTTTCTGTTTAAACACGCTTTAGCATCTCAAAGATACTCCTAGACAACCCAAATAAGCAGCTCTCCTGCACATCTAAAGTGATGTTACTTCGGTAGTACGGGCTTAAATCGACGCCCATCCCCACTCCATGAATTTCGATACTGTTTTTGATCGACTCGCGCTCAATCACTTGTTTGAGGTGGTTATCCAAATAGAACTGATCATTGGCTGTGCTGGTGGCGGTATCCATCGGGCAGCCGTCTGAGAACACAATCAAAACCTTTCGCTGTGCGCTATGTTGCTGCAAGCGCTGGCTAGCGAACTGAACCGCTTCACCATCAATCCCTTCTTTAAAGATGTCTGCTTTGCGAAGGCTCGCAATGCCAAGACGAGAGCGCCTCCAATGGGTATCAAAATCCTTAAACACTATGTGTCGAACCTCGTTTAAACGGCCTGGGTGTTCCGGTTGACCTTGCTTGAGCCACTGTCGATAAACCTTGCCACCATTCCAGTTGTTGGTGGTGAAGCCGATAATCTCGAAAGGGATGTTGGCTAGCCCGACGGATTTGAGAATCGTATCCATCAGTAGACTGAGCTTGTGACTGTGTTTTTGCATTGAGCCTGAGCAGTCCATTAGAAATGTGATGGCACATTGATGAGATGCGCCAATGTCAGGTTGATAGAAGACAGCACGATCCAACGGTGATGTGATGAGTTTGGTGATAGTGGTGGCGTTGACGATGCCTTCTTCCAAATGATCCTGACGTCGATTCCTTTGGGGCGTCGCAACAAAGCTGGTGAGCATAGCGGCTAAACGGCGGGTGTTCACTTGTCTCGCCATAATGTCATCGGTGAGCTTTTGCCTAAGCTCGAGTAACAGGGCGCGCCTGACGAGTTTATCTGCGGCAACCACTTGGTCAAATTCTGAATTAAAGACCTGATAATTGGCGCCCGACAGTTCAAACACCTTACTACTACCCGTGATATCGGTATCGACGTCTTCATCTTGAATGTCGCCATCAACGATAAGGGCAAGCTGCGCGAGGATCTTGATGTCTTCTTCAACCGTTGGCGTGGTTGAGCTATTACTCTCTTGCTCTTGGTTGATGAGCTCTTGCGCTAAAAAGGCCAGTTCATTGGCGCAGTGAGCAAATTGCTGTTGGTTTGCTCGATGTTCCTTCAAGCGCTTCAGACTGCTTCCGAAAATAGGCACGATGCCCGCACGAGTTGATTCAA from Vibrio gigantis harbors:
- a CDS encoding cobaltochelatase CobT-related protein → MANVSSQQKKILDLGVSVARAISGELNLNYRGERLYNGNRPCYYQSAHTNDLTFVSRHDLTNSKLSMQGKIDSSALRLLLSDTDLHYSLRPKNEVERLLYDFCEQVRIESQVPLYLKGVIKSIQFNFTYWSDQYHQNGFTESRIGMLLFTLMQVIHTRLTGVPVSEPIAETIESTRAGIVPIFGSSLKRLKEHRANQQQFAHCANELAFLAQELINQEQESNSSTTPTVEEDIKILAQLALIVDGDIQDEDVDTDITGSSKVFELSGANYQVFNSEFDQVVAADKLVRRALLLELRQKLTDDIMARQVNTRRLAAMLTSFVATPQRNRRQDHLEEGIVNATTITKLITSPLDRAVFYQPDIGASHQCAITFLMDCSGSMQKHSHKLSLLMDTILKSVGLANIPFEIIGFTTNNWNGGKVYRQWLKQGQPEHPGRLNEVRHIVFKDFDTHWRRSRLGIASLRKADIFKEGIDGEAVQFASQRLQQHSAQRKVLIVFSDGCPMDTATSTANDQFYLDNHLKQVIERESIKNSIEIHGVGMGVDLSPYYRSNITLDVQESCLFGLSRSIFEMLKRV
- a CDS encoding sulfite exporter TauE/SafE family protein, whose protein sequence is MELPVLLAILATIAVGTYFQTVTGFGLGIIVIGLTVSLNLVSLPVIAAVVSIVTLFNCLVALMGKPLLGELKILVVLVIGIIPGVSLGVFLLDELTESATHILRGLLGAMVLFAGLSFMFKPKTRKDRSATVSFLLSGFSSGLAGGLFGMAGPPIVYHLYRQPFTLDLVRSTLLMVFACTSMSRTVNVYAAGDMDASILWLSAIAVPLVALVTMFARRFPPPLSNDQLRKLVFMVLMLIGGYLMAVSAWSLLGSS